Proteins found in one Lycium ferocissimum isolate CSIRO_LF1 chromosome 6, AGI_CSIRO_Lferr_CH_V1, whole genome shotgun sequence genomic segment:
- the LOC132059425 gene encoding pentatricopeptide repeat-containing protein At5g04780, mitochondrial-like: MTNVYRLRTPLHHLQFKLSRLSNVSHLQNKNRLFSSFIEGTKNSIISYTKLLSQLSQTKSLTPGFQIQAHLTKLGLTNDSKHRNHLVNLYSKCGVFHYAWKLLDESPEPDLVSWSSLISGYTKYGFGKDAIWAFIKMHSLGLKCNEFTFPSVLKACSIEKELFLGKQLHGVVVVTGFDTDVFVANTLVVMYAKCGDLVDSRMLFDEIPERNVVSWNALFSCYTQNDFFSEAMCMFRDMIGSGVRPDEYSLSNILNACTGLGDIVEGKKIHGYLVKLGYESDPFSSNALVDMYAKGGDLKDAVTVFEGIVVRDIVSWNAIIAGCVLHECQCQAIDMLNQMRRSGIWPNMFTLSSALKACAALELPELGKGLHSLLIKKDIILDPFVSVGLIDMYCKCNLTQEARLIYDMMPGKDLIALNAMISGYSQNEADNACLDLFIQTFTQGIGFDQTTLLAILNSAAGLQVANVCKQVHALSVKSGFLCDTFVINSLVDSYGKCNQLDDAARIFDECPIPDLPSFTSLITAYALLGQGEEAMKLYQKLQDMGLKPDSFVCSSLLNACANLSAYEQGKQIHTHVLKFGFMSDVFAGNSLVNMYAKCGSIEDASCAFHEVRKKGIVSWSAMIGGLAQHGHAKEALHLFDEMLKDGVSPNHITLVSVLYACNHAGLVAEAKKFFKTMKDSFGIEPTQEHYACMIDVLGRAGKLDDAIDLVNKMPFEANASVWGALLGAARIHKNVEVGQHAAEMLFDLQPEKSGTHVLLANIYASVGLWGDVAKVRRLMKDSRVKKEPGMSWIEVKDSIYTFIVGDRSHSRSDEIYAKLEELGQLMAKAAYVPMVDIDLHDVERRQKEILLSYHSEKLAVAFGLIATPPGTPIRVKKNLRICLDCHTAFKFICKIVSREIIIRDINRFHHFKDGSCSCGDYW; encoded by the coding sequence ATGACAAACGTTTACCGCCTAAGAACTCCCCTTCATCACCTTCAATTCAAACTTTCAAGACTCTCCAATGTATCACACTTACAAAACAAAAACAGGCTTTTTTCAAGCTTTATAGAAGGAACCAAAAACTCTATTATTTCCTACACAAAGCTTCTTTCACAGCTTTCCCAAACTAAGTCTTTAACCCCAGGTTTTCAAATCCAAGCCCATTTAACTAAACTTGGATTAACCAATGATTCTAAACATAGGAACCATTTAGTTAATTTGTACTCTAAATGTGGTGTTTTTCACTATGCATGGAAACTGCTTGATGAAAGTCCTGAACCAGATTTAGTTTCTTGGTCATCTTTGATTTCTGGTTATACAAAGTATGGTTTTGGTAAAGATGCTATTTGGGCTTTCATAAAAATGCATTCTTTAGGTCTTAAATGTAATGAATTCACTTTTCCTAGTGTTCTTAAGGCATGTTCTATTGAGAAAGAACTCTTTTTGGGTAAGCAACTTCATGGGGTTGTTGTGGTTACGGGTTTTGATACTGATGTTTTCGTCGCGAATACTTTGGTTGTTATGTACGCGAAATGTGGGGACCTTGTAGATTCTAGGATGTTATTTGACGAAATCCCCGAAAGAAATGTTGTTTCTTGGAAtgctttgttttcttgttacacacaaaatgatttttttagtGAGGCGATGTGTATGTTTCGTGACATGATTGGTAGTGGAGTTAGACCTGATGAATATAGCTTATCTAATATACTGAATGCTTGTACTGGGTTAGGAGATATtgttgaaggaaagaaaattcaCGGGTATTTGGTGAAGCTCGGGTATGAATCTGATCCTTTCTCGTCGAATGCACTTGTCGACATGTATGCAAAAGGGGGAGACCTTAAGGATGCTGTTACTGTTTTTGAGGGAATTGTGGTACGTGACATTGTTTCGTGGAATGCTATTATTGCTGGTTGTGTTCTTCATGAATGTCAATGCCAGGCTATAGATATGTTGAATCAGATGAGAAGGTCAGGAATTTGGCCAAATATGTTCACATTATCGAGTGCTCTCAAGGCTTGTGCTGCACTCGAGCTCCCTGAGTTGGGTAAAGGATTACACTCTCTTTTGATAAAGAAAGATATCATATTGGATCCATTTGTGAGTGTTGGTCTTATTGATATGTATTGCAAGTGTAATTTAACCCAGGAAGCGAGGTTgatctatgatatgatgcccgGGAAGGACTTAATTGCGTTGAATGCTATGATCTCTGGTTACTCGCAGAATGAGGCAGACAATGCATGTCTAGACCTTTTTATTCAGACATTCACCCAAGGAATTGGATTTGATCAGACAACTTTACTTGCCATCCTCAACTCTGCCGCAGGCTTACAGGTTGCCAATGTCTGCAAACAAGTCCATGCACTCTCTGTTAAGTCGGGATTTCTTTGTGACACATTTGTCATAAACAGTCTTGTTGATTCTTATGGAAAATGTAACCAGCTGGATGATGCAGCTAGAATTTTTGACGAGTGCCCTATTCCGGATTTGCCATCATTTACCTCTCTCATAACAGCTTATGCTCTACTTGGTCAAGGTGAAGAAGCCATGAAACTTTATCAGAAGTTACAGGACATGGGTCTTAAGCCAGACTCATTTGTATGCAGTTCTCTCCTAAATGCATGTGCAAATCTATCAGCGTACGAACAGGGTAAACAAATACATACTCATGTGTTGAAGTTTGGGTTCATGTCAGATGTGTTTGCTGGTAACTCTCTAGTTAACATGTATGCCAAGTGTGGAAGTATAGAGGATGCTAGCTGTGCTTTCCATGAGGTTCGTAAGAAAGGTATCGTTTCATGGTCCGCAATGATTGGAGGACTTGCGCAACATGGGCATGCAAAAGAGGCGCTTCATTTATTTGATGAGATGTTGAAAGATGGTGTATCTCCAAATCACATAACATTAGTTAGTGTCCTTTATGCATGTAATCATGCTGGCTTAGTTGCAGAAGCCAAGAAGTTTTTCAAAACAATGAAAGACTCGTTTGGGATTGAACCAACTCAAGAGCATTATGCATGCATGATTGATGTCCTGGGCCGAGCAGGGAAACTAGATGATGCTATTGATCTCGTAAATAAGATGCCTTTTGAAGCTAATGCATCTGTCTGGGGTGCACTTCTTGGTGCTGCAAGAATCCACAAGAATGTAGAGGTAGGACAACATGCTGCTGAAATGCTTTTTGATCTACAACCAGAGAAGTCTGGCACTCATGTTCTTCTTGCAAATATTTATGCATCAGTTGGGTTGTGGGGGGATGTCGCAAAAGTAAGAAGACTCATGAAGGACAGTAGAGTAAAGAAGGAACCCGGTATGAGTTGGATAGAAGTCAAAGATAGTATTTACACATTTATAGTTGGAGACAGAAGCCATTCGCGAAGTGATGAAATATATGCCAAACTGGAGGAGTTGGGACAACTAATGGCTAAAGCTGCTTATGTTCCTATGGTTGATATTGACCTCCATGATGTAGAGAGGAGACAAAAGGAGATTCTTCTCTCCTATCATAGTGAGAAACTAGCTGTTGCATTTGGGCTGATTGCTACTCCTCCTGGTACTCCTATTAGAGTGAAGAAGAACCTTCGGATTTGCTTGGACTGCCATACAGCATTCAAGTTCATTTGTAAAATTGTCTCTAGGGAGATCATTATTAGAGATATTAACCGGTTCCACCATTTCAAAGACGGATCTTGTTCATGTGGTGATTACTGGTGA